The Podospora pseudocomata strain CBS 415.72m chromosome 3, whole genome shotgun sequence genome window below encodes:
- the RRG9 gene encoding Required for respiratory growth protein 9 mitochondrial (EggNog:ENOG503P5IY; COG:S), with amino-acid sequence MNSCCRTAALRIFVRNISQIHFPPPTSAYRIPRYHSTLTRLSTLQRTIALGSTRDRLLHTSCPEGREEGAWPPPEGLPAHQEPSPPKIVFETTHDAPFEPTEVTIDAQTPTQNESASPQDSGEVQPKPLGKWARKKLKKAQQATAMKPEGGEEASAVADAEHDITMVVGEENDEAPSSELPAKDQDEVPSSDRPVQDQTTVEREPDTQPAEKEDKSKSKRPKRDRPEKCAPKKEPKKYKIKRLKKEREEKRRKKLEMMESGEVTMAKVELQKALKEKKEREERERTNPMALKLEAARAERLARKAELKLARKERRRQEFEEAKRKAEAEAEAEGKEEWQIQKEALKAKFPEGWMPRKKLSPDALAGIRALHKQFPEQYNTATLAKKFEVSPEAIRRILKSKWTPDAEEEEERQGRWFNRGKRVWAQWAELGKKPPAKWRAEGVVRDPKWNRGRKKMGGFLG; translated from the exons ATGAATAGCTGTTGCCGCACAGCCGCCCTGCGAATATTTGTCAGAAACATCAGCCAAATCCACTTCCCGCCACCAACGAGCGCATATCGCATTCCTCGCTACCACTCGACACTGACTCGATTATCCACGTTACAACGGACAATTGCTCTCGGTAGCACACGAGACAGGTTACTTCACACATCATGTCCTGaggggagagaagagggtgCCTGGCCACCGCCAGAAGGGCTCCCCGCGCACCAGGAACCAAGTCCTCCTAAGATTGTCTTCGAAACCACCCACGATGCACCTTTTGAACCGACAGAGGTGACGATAGACGctcaaacaccaacacaGAATGAATCGGCCAGCCCACAAGACTCTGGCGAGGTTCAGCCAAAACCTCTGGGAAAATGGGCTAGAAAaaagttgaagaaggcgcagCAAGCTACCGCAATGAAgccggaggggggggaagaggccAGCGCAGTGGCAGATGCGGAACACGACATCACaatggttgttggggaggaaaATGACGAGGCGCCGTCTAGTGAATTACCAGCAAAGGATCAAGACGAGGTGCCATCCAGCGACCGACCAGTACAGGACCAAACCACTGTTGAAAGAGAACCCGACACCCAGCCTGCCGAAAAGGAGGATAAGTCAAAAAGCAAGAGGCCAAAACGCGACAGGCCAGAAAAATGTGCGCCAAAGAAGGAGCCCAAAAAGTACAAGATcaagaggctgaagaaggaaagggaggagaaaAGGCGAAAGAAGCTGGAAATGATGGAGTCCGGAGAAGTGACGATGGCCAAGGTCGAGCTACAGAAGGccctgaaggagaagaaggagcgtGAAGAACGGGAGCGAACGAACCCGATGGCTCTGAAACTTGAGGCTGCTCGTGCCGAAAGGCTGGCAAGGAAGGCCGAGCTCAAGTTGGCACGAAAGGAAAGGAGGCGGCAGGAATTCGAAGAGGCGAAAAGGAAGGctgaggccgaggccgaggctgagg GCAAGGAAGAGTGGCAGATTCAGAAAGAGGCGCTCAAGGCAAAGTTTCCAGAGGGCTGGATGCCGCGCAAGAAGCTGTCGCCAGACGCTCTTGCTGGTATTCGCGCCTTGCACAAGCAGTTCCCTGAGCAGTACAACACCGCCACGCTCGCCAAGAAGTTCGAGGTATCCCCGGAGGCTATCCGCAGAATTCTCAAGTCGAAATGGACACcggacgccgaggaggaggaggagcgacAGGGGAGATGGTTTAACCGTGGCAAACGGGTTTGGGCTCAATGGGCTGAGCTTGGAAAGAAACCGCCTGCGAAGTGGCGTGCCGAGGGTGTGGTACGCGATCCCAAGTGGAATCGGGGTaggaagaagatggggggTTTCTTGGGCTGA
- a CDS encoding hypothetical protein (COG:S; EggNog:ENOG503NW3S) yields the protein MPPPYVLEPGRRVNVWDYEFEWTSEHYTPEQLKPLIYTYDELASKALDRLDEIAAESRSKISSPPYSDSPPPSTSSPSSCPSSHAQHLFSLLQTHAPHDPVLSPLWSQLTTTPPWVSPPQITSGQQIFYRYLGPSIVGLTFQALLGGFGSPRIAATLSLTGGFTPRFARRRLLETFQHVLDITSSPSALHPPTGRGFVSSVKVRLLHATVRRKILSLSSSKPEWFNVQENGIPCNDLDSIGTITAFSTMLLFIGFPRQGIWLSDQEKEDYLALWRYVAYLLGTPTAPFENVTTAKVWLESLIVSEICPSGVSKQLAENMIASLALTPPTYASRAFLRAEGYWLNGPALSQKLGIERPKWWYLVLVGGQCGYFIAVSYFKKYLLPRKWEEWQVERLKRVLREVTVREAGGREAGFEFRFVPSWRQLHLTEKGEEETQKQRKDRFGNRWTEWRNLMAAVLLLTAVSWLGWLSTRMVCRGVVRMVTR from the coding sequence ATGCCGCCCCCTTACGTCCTCGAGCCAGGGAGGCGTGTGAACGTCTGGGACTATGAGTTCGAGTGGACGTCGGAGCACTACACGCCAGAGCAGCTCAAGCCCCTGATCTACACCTACGACGAGCTTGCCTCCAAGGCCCTCGACCGCCTGGACGAGATAGCTGCCGAGTCTCGGTCCAAgatatcatcaccaccatactcagactcaccaccaccctcaacctcaagccCGTCCTcatgcccctcctcccacgcccaacacctcttctccctcctccaaacccacgCCCCCCACGACCCAGTCTTATCCCCTCTCTGGTCccaactcaccaccacccccccctgggtctcccccccccaaatcaccTCCGGCCAGCAAATCTTCTACCGCTACCTCGGCCCCTCAATAGTAGGCCTCACCTTCCAAgccctcctcggcggcttcggctcCCCCCGAATAGCCGCCACACTCTCCCTAACAGGCGGCTTCACCCCCCGCTtcgcccgccgccgcctcctcgaAACCTTCCAGCACGTCCTcgacatcacctcctccccctccgccctccacccccccaccggTCGCGGCTTCGTCTCCTCCGTAAAagtccgcctcctccacgccACCGTCCGCCGCAAGATTTTATCCCTATCCAGCTCAAAACCAGAGTGGTTCAACGTTCAAGAAAATGGCATTCCCTGCAACGACCTCGATTCCATAGGGACAATAACAGCCTTCAGCACCATGCTGCTTTTTATCGGATTCCCTCGACAGGGGATATGGCTGTCCGATCAAGAAAAGGAGGATTACCTCGCCCTATGGCGGTATGTAGCCTACCTCTTGGGCACCCCGACCGCCCCGTTTGAAAACGTCACCACGGCAAAGGTCTGGTTGGAAAGCCTGATCGTCTCCGAGATCTGCCCGTCGGGAGTGTCGAAACAGCTGGCGGAAAACATGATCGCCTCTCTCGCTCTAACCCCCCCAACATACGCTAGCAGGGCCTTCCTCCGAGCAGAAGGGTACTGGCTCAACGGACCTGCTTTATCACAAAAGCTCGGGATCGAGAGGCCGAAATGGTGGTATCTCGTTCTTGTGGGCGGGCAGTGCGGGTATTTCATTGCGGTTTCCTATTTCAAAAAATATCTCTTGCCCAGAAAATGGGAGGAGTGGCAGGTGGAGAGACTGAAAAGGGTGCTGAGGGAGGTTACCGTCCGGGAGGCGGGCGGGAGGGAGGCAGGGTTCGAGTTTAGGTTTGTGCCTAGCTGGAGGCAGCTTCACTTGACTGAgaagggtgaggaggagacacaaaaacaaagaaaagacaggTTTGGGAACCGGTGGACGGAGTGGAGGAATTTGATGGCTGCTGTCTTGTTGCTCACGGCGGTgagttggttggggtggttgagcaCGCGGATGGTCTGCAGAGgtgtggtgaggatggtgacaCGGTGA
- a CDS encoding hypothetical protein (EggNog:ENOG503NYK2; COG:S), whose product MPSIQIPTAMPSSPDGLLPSPSSMSSSPRSGRSRGASLNLKLDLSNLPPLEKPTTPTNTLLITDLDPDCFRPENLAVIRDALNKTAPVRHFSPLKFAARIQVVFSTEQEAIAVRREWDEREVMGRPCRVCFGMQINLETINNKEDQHLALPDAGRLFFISPPPSPPHGWESRTEDAPNTMVHAEDLADALAKLRHSNDPNSGVNINQRGDVSPVSPTTQGGGQRTKRSRSSTLIFQPQPVIGMGGESPNLPCVTVDDMTDEGLEDDADVMDISPVNITAPRPIMAHTARPPVELMEH is encoded by the coding sequence ATGCCTTCGATTCAGATACCTACCGCCAtgccctcctctccagacggactcctcccctctcccagcaGCATGTCCAGCTCCCCACGATCTGGCCGCTCTCGGGGCGCCTCtctcaacctcaagctcgacctctccaacctcccaccgCTGGAgaagccaacaacacccaccaacaccctcctcatcaccgaccTCGACCCCGACTGCTTCCGTCCCGAGAACCTCGCCGTCATCAGAGACGCCCTCAACAAAACCGCCCCAGTCCGCCACTTCTCCCCACTAAAATTCGCCGCCCGCATCCAGGTCGTCTTCTCGACCGAGCAAGAAGCCATCGCCGTCCGTCGGGAATGGGACGAGAGGGAAGTCATGGGCCGCCCTTGCCGCGTCTGCTTCGGCATGCAAATAAACCTCGagaccatcaacaacaaggagGACCAGCACCTCGCCTTGCCCGACGCCGGGAGGCTGTTTTTcatttctcctcccccatctcctccccacgGCTGGGAGTCCCGGACAGAGGACGCGCCTAATACCATGGTCCACGCGGAGGACTTGGCGGATGCGCTGGCCAAGCTGAGGCATTCGAATGATCCCAATAGCGGGGTGAATATTAACCAGAGGGGGGATGTCAGTCCCGTCAGCCCTACTACGCAAGGGGGCGGTcagaggacgaagaggagcaggagctcgACCTTGATCTTCCAGCCGCAGCCTGtgattgggatgggaggggagagcCCGAACTTGCCGTGTGTGACGGTGGATGACATGACGGATGAGGggctggaggatgatgcGGATGTTATGGACATCAGCCCGGTCAATATCACGGCGCCAAGGCCGATCATGGCGCACACGGCCAGGCCACCAGTCGAGTTGATGGAGCATTGA
- the MSF1 gene encoding phenylalanyl-tRNA synthetase alpha subunit, mitochondrial (BUSCO:EOG09262N0U; EggNog:ENOG503NVIG; COG:J), whose protein sequence is MIGPRGMACAGGLLARVGSRSVISRAVRQSSPLRPLPATVTAPAARWWRAQYSTRPELPKEVTINSKTYPVDAEWFNVSSTILNLTSRKLHLQKDHPVSITRQIIESVFPSPTYLSYNNLDPVVTTHENFDSLGFPPNHPGRAKTDTYYINSTTLLRTHTSAHEAELFAASKSPGYLISADVYRRDEIDKSHYPVFHQMEGARVWDRDTVPNGDIVAAVHRDLDALPKHEMIIEDPNPPSHPERNPLQPSHTPEEAEAVGKHLKRSLELMVAEIFKRVKESHARAGVKEQDGEPLKVRWVEAYFPFTSPSWEMEVWYQGDWLEVLGCGVSQQHILNDAGVPNQIGWAFGLGLERIAMLLFQIPDIRLFWSQDERFLGQFRGVEGDLGKLRPFVGFSRHPACYKDVSFWLPAGSTGAAAAGGKGREGGEWHENDLMEVVRDVCGDVVEDVVLMDSFTHPKTGRRSFCYRVNYRSLERTLTNEETNGLHERVKGEMVGRLGVEIR, encoded by the exons ATGATCGGACCTCGAGGAATGGCCTGCGCCGGCGGGCTTCTGGCGAGGGTCGGCAGTCGGTCGGTGATTTCGAGAGCGGTACGACAGAGCAGTCCGTTGCGGCCATTACCAGCGACAGTGACGGCGCCAGcagcgaggtggtggagggcacAGTACTCGACCAGGCCAG AACTCCCCAAAGAAGTAACCATAAACTCCAAAACTTACCCCGTCGACGCCGAATGGTTCAACGTCTCGTCCACGATCCTCAACCTCACGTCCCGGAAGCTGCACCTCCAAAAAGACCACCCCGTGTCCATCACCCGCCAAATCATCGAATCCGtgttcccctcccccacctaCCTCAGCTacaacaacctcgaccctGTGGTTACGACCCACGAGAATTTTGACTCGTTGGGGTTTCCGCCCAACCACCCCGGCAGAGCAAAAACCGACACTTATTACATCAACTCTACCACCTTGCTACGGACGCACACGTCGGCCCACGAGGCGGAGTTATTCGCCGCGTCGAAATCCCCGGGATATCTCATCTCGGCTGATGTCTACAGAAGAGACGAAATCGACAAGTCCCACTACCCCGTCTTTCACCAGATGGAAGGCGCCCGGGTCTGGGACCGCGACACGGTCCCGAACGGTGACATCGTGGCGGCTGTACACAGAGATTTGGACGCCCTACCGAAACATGAAATGATCATCGAggaccccaaccccccttctcacccGGAGCGTAACCCCTTACAGCCATCCCACACCCCtgaggaggcagaggcggTGGGGAAGCATCTGAAGCGATCTCTGGAATTGATGGTGGCGGAGATTTTTAAACGGGTGAAGGAGTCTCACGCCCGGGCGGGGGTGAAAGAGCAGGATGGGGAGCCGTTGAAGGTTAGATGGGTGGAGGCTTACTTTCCTTTCACGAGCCCCAgttgggagatggaggtttgGTATCAGGGGGATTGGctggaggttttggggtgTGGGGTGAGTCAACAACACATCCTTAACGACGCGGGTGTTCCCAATCAAATAGGCTGGGCTTTTGGCTTGGGGCTGGAGAGGATTGCGATGTTGCTTTTTCAGATACCTGATATCAGGTTGTTTTGGTCGCAGGACGAGAGGTTTTTGGGCCAGTTtagaggggtggagggggatttggggaAACTGAGGCCGTTTGTGGGGTTTAGTAGGCATCCGGCTTGTTACAAGGATGTCAGCTTTTGGTTGCCGGCTGGGAGCACGggggctgcggcggcgggggggaaggggagggagggcggggagtggCATGAGAATGAtttgatggaggtggtgagggatgtttgcggggatgtggtggaggatgtggtcTTGATGGATAGCTTTACGCATCccaagacggggaggaggagtttttGCTACAGGGTGAATTATCGGAGCTTGGAGAGGACGTTGACGAATGAGGAGACGAATGGGTTGCAtgagagggtgaagggggagatggtggggaggttgggggttgagATTAGGTGA
- the ARG12 gene encoding Argininosuccinate synthase (BUSCO:EOG09262A8G; EggNog:ENOG503NWI9; COG:E), giving the protein MSKGRVCLAYSGGLDTSTILKWLILEGYTVVCFLANVGQEEDWAEVEKKALALGAERMVIEDLQREFVEEIVFRAIQCNAIYEDRYLLGTSLARPIIARAQVRVAEQYNCDILSHGCTGKGNDQVRFELAFKACNPKMKVIAPWRMPEFIEKFQGRADLLKFAAENNIPVSSSPKAPWSMDDNLVHCSYEAGVLEDPDHSPPKELWTRTVDPTDAPDVPYNFTIHFEKGIPTKVVTPEGEVTDSVALFKLLNKIGHDNGVGRIDIVENRFIGLKSRGCYDTPGLTIARLAHLDLEGLVMDAKVRKLRDQFVTIEWSHCLYNGMYFSPEREFLENSLVYSQENVTGEVRMSVYKGAAYVLGRKSDASNLYSQEDASMDSLEGFSPMDTSGFIAIQAIRLEKYGLQKIKDGKPLTK; this is encoded by the exons ATGTCCAAGGGTCGTGTCTGTCT CGCCTACTCTGGAG GTCTcgacacctccaccatcctcaagtGGCTCATTCTCGAG GGTTACACTGTCGTGTGCTTCCTCGCCAATGTTggccaggaggaggactgGGCTGAggtcgagaagaaggccctCGCTCTCGGTGCCGAGCGCATGGTGATTGAGGACCTCCAGCGCGAGTTCGTCGAGGAGATTGTCTTCCGCGCCATCCAGTGCAACGCCATCTATGAGGACCGCTACCTCCTCGGTacctccctcgcccggcCCATCATTGCCCGGGCTCAGGTCCGCGTTGCTGAGCAGTACAACTGCGACATCCTCAGCCACGGCTGCACCGGCAAGGGC AATGACCAGGTCCGCTTCGAGCTTGCCTTCAAGGCTTGCAACCCCAAGATGAAGGTCATCGCCCCCTGGAGAATGCCTGAGTTCATCGAGAAGTTCCAGGGCCGTGCCGATCTCCTCAAGTTCGCCGCCGAGAACAACATTCCCGtctcctccagccccaaGGCTCCCTGGTCCATGGATGACAACCTCGTGCACTGCTCGTACGAGGCTGGTGTCCTTGAGGACCCCGACCACTCTCCCCCCAAGGAGCTCTGGACCCGCACCGTCGACCCTACCGACGCTCCCGATGTTCCCTACAACTTCACCATCCACTTCGAGAAGGGTATCCCCACCAAGGTTGTCACCCctgagggtgaggttacCGACTCGGTTGCTCTGTTCAAGCTTCTGAACAAGATTGGCCACGACAACGGTGTTGGCAGAATCGATATTGTTGAGAACCGTTTCATCGGTCTCAAGAGCAGAGGCTGCTACGACACCCCCGGTCTTACCATTGC CCGCCTTGCTCACTTGGATCTTGAGGGTCTTGTCATGGACGCCAAGGTTCGCAAGCTCCGTGACCAGTTCGTCACGATTGAGTGGTCTCACTGCCTCTATAACGGCATGTACTTCTCTCCCGAGCGTGAGTTCCTTGAGAACTCCCTCGTCTACTCCCAGGAGAACGTTACTGGTGAGGTCCGCATGTCGGTTTACAAGGGCGCTGCCTACGTCCTTGGCCGCAAGTCGGATGCCAGCAACCTCTACTCGCAGGAGGATGCTTCTATGGACTCTCTTGAGGGCTTCTCCCCCATGGACACCTCTGGCTTCATTGCCATCCAGGCCATCCGCCTGGAGAAGTACGGCCTCCAGAAGATCAAGGATGGCAAGCCCCTTACCAAGTAA
- the DIC1 gene encoding Mitochondrial dicarboxylate transporter (COG:C; EggNog:ENOG503NUAB), translated as MDAKNSSVPTPVGPGTETTSKRDTTNKMSLSPKLKQKPIHYPFWFGGSASSMAACVTHPLDLVKVRLQTRSGSMPTTMSGTFLHILRNNGLTGLYSGLSASLLRQITYSTTRFGIYEELKSQLATRSGVDPVTQKPKPPSLPMLIAMASVSGTIGGIAGNAADVLNVRMQHDASLPEHKRRNYRHAGDGLVRMIREEGVGALFRGVGPNSLRAAAMTASQLASYDIFKRTLIKVAKMEDNLATHFSSSFLAGVVAATVTSPIDVIKTRVMSAHGNQGLGQLLGEIYAKEGMGWMFRGWVPSFLRLGPQTICTFLFLESHRKFYRRVKGLEEEELPAVNKS; from the exons ATGGATGCCAAGAATAGCAGCGTACCTACACCAGTAGGTCCAGGCACAGAAACCACCAGCAAAAGagacaccaccaacaagatgtcCCTCTCACCAAAACTAAAACAAAAACCAATCCACTACCCCTTCTGGTTCGGAGGCAGCGCATCCTCCATGGCCGCCTGCGTCACTCACCCCCTCGACCTGG TCAAAGTCCGCCTCCAAACCCGCTCAGGCtccatgcccaccaccatgtccggcaccttcctccacatcctccgcaACAACGGCCTCACAGGCCTCTACTCGggcctctccgcctccctcctccgccaaatCACCTACTCCACCACCCGCTTCGGCATCTATGAGGAACTCAAATCCCAACTCGCCACCCGCTCCGGCGTTGATCCAGTAACCCAAAAACCCAAACCGCCCTCCTTACCCATGCTCATAGCCATGGCCTCCGTCTCGGGGACTATAGGTGGAATAGCAGGCAACGCAGCCGACGTCCTCAACGTCCGCATGCAGCACGACGCCTCTCTCCCGGAGCACAAACGGCGCAACTACCGGCACGCAGGCGACGGTCTGGTCCGGATGATCAGGGAAGAAGGCGTCGGCGCCCTCTTCCGTGGTGTCGGACCGAACTCGCTGCGAGCAGCGGCCATGACTGCCTCGCAATTGGCGTCTTACGACATCTTTAAGCGGACTTTGATCAAGGTCGCAAAGATGGAGGACAACCTCGCGACGCACTTTAGCTCGTCCTTTCTTGCTGGCGTGGTCGCGGCGACGGTGACGAGCCCGATTGATGTGATCAAGACGAGGGTGATGTCTGCGCACGGCAACCAGGGGCTGGGGCAGCTGCTGGGGGAGATTTATGCaaaggaggggatggggtggatgTTTAGGGGGTGGGTGCCGAGTTTTTTGAGGTTGGGGCC ACAAACGATTTGCacgtttttgtttttggaatCTCATCGCAAGTTTTATAGACGGGttaaggggttggaggaggaggaattgCCTGCTGTGAACAAGTCGTAG
- the rpb3 gene encoding RNA polymerase II subunit 3 (EggNog:ENOG503NWFI; BUSCO:EOG09263PXH; COG:K), which produces MDYDPMAMDDAESLGPVVKISQADSVRVKFELQNADISFANSLRRVMLAEIPTIAIDLVEIESNSSVLADEFIAHRLGLIPLNAEGVEHLLYSRDCDCEEYCENCSVKLTLHAKCTGYENMSVSARDLVPVGERINQSLGTPVINDKDGTGSLILKLRPEQEIKLECIAKKGIAKEHAKWAPSAAIGFEYDPHNKLRHLDLWYEKDPKSEWPPSEYAKWEEPPVEGEPFDFDAVPNHFYYNVETAGNLPPDGIVTEGIKVIQQKLAGLIHELTEGEGEGGYDGPRSPDYNSGPDTGYGYSTSYGGNGGNQSAWGGGGGTTPFGGQTSYGGGGWS; this is translated from the exons ATGGATTACGATCCGATGGCAATGGATGACGCCGAGTCGCTCGGGCCCGTTGTCAAGATCTCGCAG GCCGACTCGGTCCGCGTCAAGTTCGAACTCCAGAATGCCGACATCTCGTTCGCCAACTCGCTGCGCCGCGTTATGCTGGCCGAGATCCCAACCATCGCCATCGACTTGGTCGAGATTGAAAGCAACAGCTCGGTTCTTGCTGACGAATTCATCGCCCACCGTCTTGGTCTTATCCCACTCAACGCCGAGGGTGTCGAGCACCTTCTCTATTCCCGCGACTGCGACTGTGAAGAGTACTGCGAAAACTGCAGCGTCAAGCTCACGCTCCATGCCAAGTGCACTGGCTACGAGAACATGTCGGTATCCGCGCGCGATTTGGTACCTGTTGGCGAGCGCATAAATCAATCTCTGGGCACGCCAGTTATTAACGACAAGGACGGCACCGGATCGCTCATTCTCAAGCTGCGCCCCGAGCAGGAGATCAAGCTCGAGTGTATCGCGAAGAAGGGCATTGCGAAGGAGCATGCGAAGTGGGCACCAAGCGCAGCCATCGGGTTTGAATATGACCCCCACAACAAGCTCCGCCATCTTGACCTTTGGTATGAGAAGGATCCCAAGTCGGAATG GCCTCCTAGCGAGTATGCCAAGTGGGAAGAGCCACCAGTGGAAGGCGAGCCTTTCGACTTTGACGCCGTCCCCAACCACTTTTACTACAACGTCGAGACAGCCGGTAACCTTCCACCAGACGGAATCGTCACCGAGGGCATCAAGGTCATCCAGCAAAAGCTCGCTGGTCTGATTCACGAGTTGactgaaggggagggtgaaggtggCTATGACGGACCCCGCAGCCCAGATTACAACAGCGGTCCTGACACCGGCTATGGGTACTCGACATCCTATGGCGGAAATGGCGGGAACCAGAGCGCCtggggtggcggcggcggaacCACTCCATTCGGCGGGCAGACTTCctatggcggtggcggttggTCTTGA
- the mge1 gene encoding GrpE, mitochondrial (COG:O; BUSCO:EOG09264IDN; EggNog:ENOG503NZQR) — MLRQTIANTSRALRSTARAGAQRQLARPQFIQSPIAAAARTVAPRARWYSAEAEKKEAETKNGEEKAAEETEEAKLKKQLEAKEAEVRDWKDKYLRSVADFRNLQDRTAREMKAARDFAIQKFAKDLVDSVDNFDRALTMVPEEKLKSEEKSAHLQDLVNLYEGLKMTENILLETLKKHGLERFDPHGLPFNPNEHEATFMTPMQDKEHNTVFHTQQKGFKLNGRILRPAKVGVVKNK, encoded by the exons ATGTTACGACAGACCATCGCCAACACTTCCCGGGCCCTCCGCTCCACCGCCAGGGCCGGCGCCCAAAGACAGCTCGCCAGACCCCAGTTCATCCAGTCACCAATTGCCGCAGCCGCCAGGACAGTGGCACCGAGGGCGAGATGGTACAGCGCtgaggccgagaagaaggaggccgagaccaagaacggagaggagaaggctgcgGAGGAGAccgaggaggccaagctcaagaagcAATtagaggccaaggaggccgaaGTTCGGGACTGGAAG GACAAGTACCTCCGCTCCGTTGCCGACTTCCGCAACCTCCAGGACCGGACTGCCCGTGAAATGAAGGCCGCCCGTGACTTCGCCATCCAGAAGTTCGCCAAGGACCTCGTCGACAGCGTTGACAACTTCGACCGTGCCCTCACCATGGTCcccgaggagaagctcaagtcTGAGGAGAAGTCTGCCCACCTCCAAGACCTCGTCAACCTCTACGAGGGTCTCAAGATGACCGagaacatcctcctcgagacCCTTAAGAAGCACGGCCTCGAGAGATTCGACCCCCACGGCCTTCCCTTCAACCCCAATGAGCACGAGGCCACCTTCATGACCCCCATGCAGGACAAGGAGCACAACACCGTCTTCCACACCCAGCAGAAGGGCTTCAAGCTCAACGGCCGCATCCTCAGACCCGCCAAGGTCGGCGTTGTCAAGAACAAATAA